One Mangifera indica cultivar Alphonso chromosome 4, CATAS_Mindica_2.1, whole genome shotgun sequence genomic region harbors:
- the LOC123213632 gene encoding zinc finger CCCH domain-containing protein 63-like, whose protein sequence is MQILYGWKVQQSPCRFLHSQPPILTELSSDLLENRPRKNTNFSGPKNVWTLSGSEDGITHSQIRNTPNYNRPKNSLASSSESIESGDKISTSKTPPIDCQYWLPGNCVKGDNCQFIHSWLCGNGISILAKLDGHQKVVSGIALPLGSDKLYSGSKDGTVRLWDCHAGQCAN, encoded by the exons ATGCAAATTCTATATGGTTGGAAAGTGCAACAGAGCCCCTGTAGGTTTCTACATTCACAACCACCGATCCTGACTGAACTGTCAAGTGATTTACTTGAAAACCGGCCAAGGAAGAATACCAATTTTAGTGGCCCGAAGAATGTATGGACTTTGAGTGGCTCAGAAGATGGAATCACGCATAGTCAAATCAGAAACACCCCCAATTATAACAGACCTAAGAACTCCTTGGCTTCTTCTTCTGAAAGTATTGAGTCCGGAGACAAAATAAGTACTTCAAAGACTCCACCAATCGACTGTCAATACTGGCTACCTGGAAATTGTGTGAAAGGAGATAACTGCCAGTTTATACATTCATGGCTTTGCGGGAATGGGATCTCAATATTGGCAAAGCTTGATGGGCACCAGAAG GTTGTCAGTGGGATTGCCCTTCCATTAGGGTCAGACAAGCTTTATTCAGGCAGTAAAGACGGAACTGTACGACTTTGGGACTGTCATGCTGGTCAATGTGCCAAT
- the LOC123213556 gene encoding zinc finger CCCH domain-containing protein 63-like produces MPNVVKAWNIESSSEFILNEPVGQVYCMVVANEMLFAGAQDGGIFVWKGSPGAENPFHYVGSLRGHSHTVTCLTVGSNMLYSGSMDNTIRVWGLDTLQSVMTLDDHTDAPMSLLCWDQFLLSCSLDKAIKFWGVAGGNLEVMYTHNEEHGLLALCGLNDFGQPVLLYACSLRG; encoded by the exons ATGCCCAATGTTGTTAAG GCGTGGAATATTGAGTCATCATCAGAATTTATCCTTAATGAACCAGTCGGCCAAGTTTATTGCATGGTTGTTGCTAACGAAATGCTCTTTGCTGGAGCACAG GATGGTGGTATTTTTGTATGGAAAGGCAGTCCTGGAGCTGAGAATCCTTTTCATTATGTTGGATCTCTAAGAGGCCACTCTCACACTGTGACATGTTTAACTGTTGGAAGCAATATGCTTTACTCTGGTTCCATGGACAATACAATAAGG GTTTGGGGTCTCGACACTCTACAGTCTGTTATGACACTAGATGATCATACTGATGCACCAATGTCTCTTCTATGCTGggatcaatttttgttatcctGTTCATTGGACAAGGCTATAAAATTTTGGGGTGTTGCAGGAGGCAACTTGGAAGTAATGTATACACATAACGAAGAACAC GGTCTGCTTGCGCTTTGTGGGTTGAATGATTTTGGACAACCAGTATTGTTGTACGCTT GTTCACTAAGAGGGTGA